From the genome of Nicotiana tabacum cultivar K326 chromosome 17, ASM71507v2, whole genome shotgun sequence:
AATTAGGAAAGCGTTTTGGCATGGGCCGGAAGAGAGGAGATAAGACATCAGTAATGGTCTGTTAAATGACAAATACCACCtgataaaattaatttattatctATTGTAAACATGTAGAGAAGAAAATGAACAATGCATCTTCATTTTTAGTCAAAAACATACCATTCCCTCGACTAAGGGTTAGGAACTAACTGTGAAGGTAGATATAAAACCTTTTACCCTTTTACAACAATCTCTTTAGAAACTAGATTAATATGATTTGCCATTGTACTGTTGCTGCTAGATAAATAATCCTTACAACAGATAGTTCGTGAACGACCTTATCAAGGTGTATTCTAGGCTTCTGCGTAAAAGAAATCCCCATTTATCCAAACTGATTAAACTTAAGAATGGTACAAAGTTGTATGTTTGGGCAACAGAAGTGTTAATTTagataacaaaaaggaaaattacaaaaagaGTACAGAATATTTCATCCTTTAATAGTTTTAATATCTACTTCTATTTTAATTACTATGATACGAAAATAATGTGGATACTGCCACCGAAATCAAAAATGCATGGCGGAAAAAAACCCTAGTAAAATCATCTTATCTTGTTATTAAGAATACAATCAGATATAATTCTGTGTAGTAaaatcatttattattaaaaatacaatCAGATATAATTCTGTGTAGTAAACTGAGAAAATGTTAATAAGAGGTTAGAACTCATATTATTTTGTATTAGTAAATACATATCCATGTAAGCTCCACTGCCTCAAAGAATTCAATGAGCTTTTATTCTGATTCTAGCCAATGGGGTTAGATTCTACTTACACAGCCACTGCATCTAGCATCAATTGATCTGCTTCTGTCTGTGTTAAGTTCCCTTGCAATCTAGGCAACTCAGCTCTTATTTCATCATACTGTGGATGTGAATGATCACTAGAAGAGAACACATGGATATCGTTTACAAGCTCTAACCAGCTCAGACCAGGATCTTTTTCCAACATCAATTCCCTTATCTTTCTCCTGATATCTGAAACACCATCCCACCTACCAGTTGAAGCAAAAAAGTTTGAGAGCAATACATTTGATGCATTGTCTTCTGCATCCATCCTCAAAATCTGCTTCGCAACACGTATACCTATGCTCCAGTTTCCTTTACTTACACAAGAGCTCAGTAAAATTTTCCATAGTTGAAGACATTCATCACCAAAAGGTGATTCCATTGTAACATTCTCAGCCTCCTCTAGCAAACCAGCTCGACTCAACAAAGTGATCATGCAAGAATAATGCTTAAGGCTTGGTTTTAAACCAATACCTTTCATGTAATTCCAGAAGAAAATACCCTGGTTGACCAATCCACAATGGCTACAGGCAGCAAGCAGAGAGATAAATGTTACAGGATCTGGTTTTAGGCCATGTTGTAAAATATCATTGAACACCTTAAATGCATCCTCTGCCTTCCCATGGTAACCATATCCTCCGAGAATTGAGTTCCAGCATTTTAGATTAGGCGTGGTTACACAGGAAAACGTAAGCTCTGCAGCTGCAAGGTTTCCTATTTTAGCATACATATCAACCAAACTCCCACAAACGGTCATCTCAGCTATATAGCCTGTTTTGATAGCCAGGGAATGAATCATTTCACCCTGCTTCATACTTGCCGCTTCAGCGCACACGCTTAAGGCACTGCTAAGAGTAAATTCATCAACCTTGTGGTCTTCCTGTAACAGTCCATGGAAAAACCTAATAGAGCTCTCAGCATTACCTTTCGTACAATGTCCAGCAATCATCTCAGTCCACAGGACAACATCCTTCTCCAGGATGCTAATGAAAATCCGTTGAGCAGACTCAACTTCCTCATTGTAAAAGTACATCGATATCAGTGTGCTTGCAATGTATACACTTTGACCGAGCCCCATTTTCTCAACTTGGCCGTGGAGTGGTTTCCCATAATCAGCTGCTGGAAATGCTCTTGTAGCAGAAATTGCAGCTGCAAATGTATACTCGTCAGGTGTGAAAAGGGATGATTGTCGAAATTGGACAAACATAGTCATTGCCATCTCTCCATCTCCATTGTTTGCATATCCAGAAATCATTGAATTCCAAGATACCAGATCTGGTTTCTTTATTTTTCCGAAGACTTTCAAAGCTGCGTCATTATCACCACAACTAAAATACATGTCGAGCAGCGCATTGTACAAGGGCAAATCTGGTGCAATCCCGGAAACAATTACTTTAACATGAGTTGCTTCCCCTGCAAGACCATCTCTCAACCTGCTACAAGCACTCAACAGCGTTGTATAAGTGAAATTTGTCGGATTAACTCGAGCCGTCAACATGCTGTCAAATAGCTGAAGGCCTTCCATGGTCCTACCATTTTCCAAATATCCAAAAAATATGGTATTCCAAGCCACAGAATCTTTATCTTGCATGGAGCAAAAAACTTTCTCTGCACAATCCAGGAAGCCACAACTTGAGTACATCCCAAGTATCGAGGTTTGAACACAcacatcatacaaaaatccaaacTTTATACATTGGGAATGAAGCACAGAACCGAGTACCTGATTCTTGAGGCCTGAACATGCATGTAAAAGGCTCGTAAAAGTTAACCCATTTGGCCTTAGGTTCTCACTTTGCAATTCAGCAAACAGACGGAAAGCCAAATGGGCAAGATGGGGTTTTCGAGAATAGGCAGAAATGAGGGCGTTGAAAGAGACGATGTTTCTCTCGGGCATTTTGTCGAACAGGACATGTGAGTCCTTGATAGACCCACATCGGGCATACATGGAGAGAATGTTGTTAAAGACATAAGGAGATTTAGAGGTGGCGGGTATGGAAGTGAGGATGAGGGCATGGAGCTGGCGTGCTTTGGTGGCTGAGGTTATGGAGGCGCACTTATTGAGGAGAAGTGCTGCAATGGAAGATGCCTCAGTCAATGGTGGCATAAGTTGGTAGCCCTCGTCACTCCATTGAAGCAATTTGGAGTAGGGATTATGAGATTGAACTATCGAACATTTCGTATGTGACTCTTAGTGGGCGTTTgcacataagaattgtaaaattcaaaaaaaaaagaaaaatattttaagtcaaaatattatttgaaaattaGACTTGTGTTtaaacatgaatataattttggtttgtttttgaagttttgtaagtaatctgagtgaaaattttgaaaaacagtttttttggagttttttaaaatttcgaaaaattacaaaatgcatttcaaatgaaaattaaaaattttatgaataaacactgatttcgaaaaaagtaaaaattttttgaaaaaaaaaagaaatttttttttatgtccaaacgggctcttagtgtgcgtttggacataagaattgtaaactTTCGggaaaaagtgaatttttttttcaagtgaaaatgatatataaaaattagagttgtgtttggacatgaatataattttggattgtttttgaagttttgtgagtgatctgagtaaaatttttgaaaaatagctttttgaatttttttaaattttcgaaaaattgcAAAATCCGCcttcaagtgaaaatttaaaaatttatggccaaacaatgatttcgaaaaaagtgaattttttttattttaaaaaagtgaattttttcttttttccaaacgGGCTCTTACTGTCACCAAAGTGAACAAATCTGGTCTAAATTTGTAATCCTTAGAAATGCATAATGTCTTAAAGGTTCATTGTAGTTtaattttatacaaattttaaatCTGGCgcaattattttcttttatccaaCTTGAGAAATAGTATTACAACATGTTTGGTTAAGCTTCTACAGTCAGCTTAtattgattaaaaatatttttataaaaaaatacttttgatggAAAATTCTTtgtatttgattaattaatttgaaaaacacatTTGAGTAGCAATTATGTTTGatcaagtttttaaaaaatacttttaaatatatttttttaaaattgcttTTTAAAAAAGTGCTTTAGGGagttatttttttaaatgatTCTAAAAAACTGCTTCGCTACTCAAAacacattttttttcttctaaaaataatatcttaacattgaataaaaaaaaaacttttggctAAAAAAAATTGATCCAATAAGCTATTAGTTAGGAAAAAGGTCCAACTTTACCCATGTGCTATTCAAAATTTATTAACATTTGTTACACTTTTAAGTACATTTATACCTTTTTCGCCCTAATAAGGTGTcaattttttgagaaaaaagatttgaatatacataataacttTTGGTTACAGTTTAAAATTACTTTTAGATTGGAGCTTCTTAGGGACAAGGGTAAAactaagatatttttttttaatagcaAGTATAATATTACCCAAAAATGTAAGGATGACAAAGTTGTTCAATTTGAAACAATAGAAGGCAAACTTGACCCtttattcatatttttctgaaatcttttttttttttataagaaaaataGTAATTAAATATTGCTTAAACTACAATTTTTAACAGTTTAAAATGTAAAggtcaaaaacaaaagaaaagagagtccTCGCCGAGTATTGCAATGGAGGTGGTTAGACTCTGAACTTGAAATTGCTGATATAAAAGTAAAACTGTCTCTGCTGAAAAGCAAGTTAACGTCCAGTGATATCAAGTCCGAGACTTGGTTAGTGTACATTCGTTCGGCAAAATCGCCGGAAAAAGAAACTTGCTGGAAAACGAGTGGGCGTATGGCAAACGAACACTCACGGCTGTGTTGTTTAATTGATCATTACCTCCGTCCTTATACTGTAAGCTCACTGTACCCACCCCCCTACCCCCCACTGATTCTTAATTGCCTctgtgtatttttttcttttcacctcATTTTACATAAAATGAAAACTCTACGCCTTTGCAGGAAACTAGGTCTGCTTCTTTAACCAAAGAAATGGAGAAACAACTTTTAATTGCTCTCTCACATGTACTTGTTCCTTTCTTTACCAATCCCCCTAtttgggattttttttttgagtcTTTGAATTGAAGCAGAGTTAATTGATTAAAATTTCGAACTTTTAGGTTTATACAGAAATTAAGCAGTGGATGAAGGAATATGAGTCCGATAACAGCTCTGTAAGATTCTTTCTCTATATATCTTATGGTTTTGGTTGGAATTATCTTAGGATACATTTATTTGTGTAAATTTATTAGGAGGACATGGCGGGAAATTCTGTAGGTGGAGGTCAAATAATCGCTGAGTCACATGCTCATAATCATCATTATTTAACTAAGGCTATTGGGGTCTTGGTAAGTTTTTTCGATTCGATTTCCCATTATGAGATATGGCACATGGATTCCAATCTTTTTATGACTTTTGGGGCTGATTGGTTAATTGGATTCACTGTGACAATACCATATTCTGTAGTACAGTTATGTGTATCAAATATTACTGTGAAGCTTTAAAGTACAAATGCTGTAACATGTTGGCTCCAGCATCGTGATGTTTTTTCAATTAGCATCCTGATATTTTCTCAATCTCCTGTTCAGTTTGGAGTTTAATTTCTGTACACTAATTAAGATCAAGAATTTAAGCTCATTTGACCAGTGCTGGAATATTGCCACAATTCTGATGAAAAATGATCTGATATGAAGCCTAGTTGCTCAGATTTTCGTAAACTAAAATTTCATATCATTTGATCAGTTTCAATCCCCCCCTTATACTTTATTCAACCTTACAACTTTCTTATGATTTCCTATCTTCAGATGGTTGTGGTTGCAACAGAGAATCCATATATCCATCACCTAGTTGGCAATATCCTGGTGGTTGTTTCAGATTTTCTGGTCGAATCTGTACGTGATAAGATAGTGGCTTTGAAATCACTACATTGGCACttctttgttttgatattttgtgTGTGTTAACAAGTTCTATCTGCAGGAAAGCTTTTGGGGTGAATATATCAATTTACTCTATTTCTGCatgaaaatttcaatttctaatgGTCTTTCCTCTATGGGCCATACGATGGAGGTCAAAGACTTGAGGGGGGATCCATCACCTTCTCATTTATTGAAGCTCAGCCTGAAAAGTGGAAATTGGTCAACGGCAGCTGTTATCATGAGAGTTCTACTCAGTGTACTGAAACAGTTGAACCGAGATCTTATCGATCAAATTTTCAACATTTACTTGGAGGCTACCACTTCTTTTATCTCAAATATGCCGTGGGATTTGCTGTCAGAGGTCTACCATGCTCAAGGGGACTCCAGTCCAGACCATTTGCCTCAAATGCAAGAAGCAAAACCTAAGTCAATACGAATATTTCAGGGATATCTTCTCCGATTGCTCTGTTCCTTGGTTAAAAGTGGTTGGACGGATACTGCTGTCAGCACTTCAGTAGAGCATCCATTTATTTGTGAAATCAAAAACCTGCTTCCAAGACTTTTGATATCATGCCTTACTAATGAACAGTGCTCTGATAATGTTGCCATCTCTCAATATCTTAAACATAAGATGTTGGTATGAATTCCTTCTCAACTCATTCTCATTAATTAGCATCTTTTATAAAATGCTTCCTGCTGCTAAGTATAGAAAAAATAGGTAACCTTATGACTTTCACTGGAAAAACATTGGTAGTTACCATGATGATATATCTGATTTGAATGTCTGATATTGCTTTCAAACATTTAATTGAAATAAACTTCTCATAGAAACAGATTGATTTTCTCCTTCCATGGCCTGGATTTGCGTTTATTCCTGAATTCCCCCCCTCCTTTCTTGTTATGCTTTATATTGGAGCTTATCGAATTACCGTTGCTTTTTCCCACCAGTTGAGACGCGGTTTAGGTACTGGCTTCGCTTTTTCAATGTGCTATTGTTCTTTATGCTTTATACTAACTACGGTTTACTCTTACCCAATAAGCATAATTTGCGATGAAATGTAAAACATTCTTTTGGGGACAGGCAAGGTATATCCTGAGCTGATATCTTCCCTCAGCCAGTGTTTCATAAATGTTGGCAGTGTAGGCAGTTGATGGTAGTACCTAAAATTTGTTTGTTTTAAAAAGTGATAAATGTAATCAACTTACAACTTATTTGAATGACATGCTAATCAGGGTTATATGATCACAAAACCTTATGACATGCTGAATATGCCTCTCTTACTGATCCTTTCTGGAAGAAggtaggattttttttttcttaatacaattttttttttcttgtatggggctgagtgttggccagccAAGATCGCtaatgtccagaagatgaaggtagcagagatgaagatgttgagatggatgtgcgggcacaccaggttagataggatcggcctacggagaggtagaggtaggccaaagaagaggtggggagaggtgattaggcaagacatgtcGTAGCTTCATCTGActaaggacatggcccttgataggaaggtatggaggtcgaggattagggtagtagagtcggtagtctagagtgttcataacagtagtgttggcacgcagtctcgctttgtgttggtagtaggtttttatgactaaccgttgttttctttcattgttgatcaccttactatcttgttgtttttattctgcttttatatggctttttggtactgtcccttcttgtctatattttcattaatggggtgcttatgctttcctgagccgaaagtctattggaaacaacctctctatcctcacaaggtaggggtaaggtctccGTACACACTAACCtacccagaccccacggtgtgggataatactgggtatgttattgttgttaatACAATTTTTTTGACGTATGTTATTACCTTCTTAACAAGAAGGTAGGGAATTCAATTGTTAGTCTGTGCATCTAATGCGAGTGGCAGGGTGAAGTGCTTTTGTGAAGTAGTGGAATCTGGTACGctatttgctctcttttctttgttaggTGGGCAATTATTGTTGATTTTAATTGCTCCTGAGAGTTGGTTCATCAAATGTTCAAGCAAAGGCAGGAAGAAGTCTCCATATGGCCCTTTATCCCCATTTTGTGCATATGAAAGTAACTAACAGAATATTATAAGAACATTGTGGAAGATTAAAAAGTCACTCTCTAGTTTTCTCAAACAACTTTGTGTGAAATCTTTTTATTTAACATCTATCTAGATCAAGATAGatgtggggagaggt
Proteins encoded in this window:
- the LOC107765237 gene encoding uncharacterized protein LOC107765237, whose protein sequence is MHNVLKVKNKRKESPRRVLQWRWLDSELEIADIKVKLSLLKSKLTSSDIKSETWLVYIRSAKSPEKETCWKTSGRMANEHSRLCCLIDHYLRPYTETRSASLTKEMEKQLLIALSHVYTEIKQWMKEYESDNSSEDMAGNSVGGGQIIAESHAHNHHYLTKAIGVLMVVVATENPYIHHLVGNILVVVSDFLVESESFWGEYINLLYFCMKISISNGLSSMGHTMEVKDLRGDPSPSHLLKLSLKSGNWSTAAVIMRVLLSVLKQLNRDLIDQIFNIYLEATTSFISNMPWDLLSEVYHAQGDSSPDHLPQMQEAKPKSIRIFQGYLLRLLCSLVKSGWTDTAVSTSVEHPFICEIKNLLPRLLISCLTNEQCSDNVAISQYLKHKMLILMIRLSNQIHLEPSILVSWLDLIHTYFQDVLLQPMDGQEFGLDKYLEGSPFGVMTFDMGKKCISSKHLQRLAIFFFLKCSSSLLNMKEMTDQHYACKNLKSCSSFDLNPKCCSRRKALLELHKWLKELLPGDSFADHDMYSEKYMDFVSSFLQLYMQEDDILFEMLLQMFCLPFYSEQKFIDEVAFSAVEVREFSLISHLFHPIHFFHLFLAGIHYDHQVLLDYLISKDTGASSAEYLLRCLRKVCDSWNIFVEFSWSGKGRSRKRKKFSADDYNSKGEISAVPSCVSGVSLPLESKSKKAHGCCDEDYVTQISPFECARNCLFSLKASIESLHLKNLFPYNPQVLLRRLMRFQEFCGNRP
- the LOC107765236 gene encoding pentatricopeptide repeat-containing protein At3g50420-like; protein product: MPPLTEASSIAALLLNKCASITSATKARQLHALILTSIPATSKSPYVFNNILSMYARCGSIKDSHVLFDKMPERNIVSFNALISAYSRKPHLAHLAFRLFAELQSENLRPNGLTFTSLLHACSGLKNQVLGSVLHSQCIKFGFLYDVCVQTSILGMYSSCGFLDCAEKVFCSMQDKDSVAWNTIFFGYLENGRTMEGLQLFDSMLTARVNPTNFTYTTLLSACSRLRDGLAGEATHVKVIVSGIAPDLPLYNALLDMYFSCGDNDAALKVFGKIKKPDLVSWNSMISGYANNGDGEMAMTMFVQFRQSSLFTPDEYTFAAAISATRAFPAADYGKPLHGQVEKMGLGQSVYIASTLISMYFYNEEVESAQRIFISILEKDVVLWTEMIAGHCTKGNAESSIRFFHGLLQEDHKVDEFTLSSALSVCAEAASMKQGEMIHSLAIKTGYIAEMTVCGSLVDMYAKIGNLAAAELTFSCVTTPNLKCWNSILGGYGYHGKAEDAFKVFNDILQHGLKPDPVTFISLLAACSHCGLVNQGIFFWNYMKGIGLKPSLKHYSCMITLLSRAGLLEEAENVTMESPFGDECLQLWKILLSSCVSKGNWSIGIRVAKQILRMDAEDNASNVLLSNFFASTGRWDGVSDIRRKIRELMLEKDPGLSWLELVNDIHVFSSSDHSHPQYDEIRAELPRLQGNLTQTEADQLMLDAVAV